In Melanotaenia boesemani isolate fMelBoe1 chromosome 18, fMelBoe1.pri, whole genome shotgun sequence, the following proteins share a genomic window:
- the zic1 gene encoding zinc finger protein ZIC 1 isoform X1, with the protein MLLDAGPQYPTIGVTTFGSSRHHSTGEVTEREVALGINPFADGMGAFKINHSSHDIGSGQTAFSSQAPGYAAAALGHHHHPTHVGSYSTAAFNSTRDFLFRNRGFGDAAGAQHSLFASGSFAGPHGHSDAAGHLLFPGLHEQAASHASSNVVNSQMRLGFSGDMYGRADQYGHVTSPRSDHYASTQLHGYGPMNMNMAAHHGAGAFFRYMRQPIKQELICKWIEPEQLSNPKKSCNKTFSTMHELVTHLTVEHVGGPEQTNHICFWEECSREGKPFKAKYKLVNHIRVHTGEKPFPCPFPGCGKVFARSENLKIHKRTHTGEKPFKCEFDGCDRRFANSSDRKKHMHVHTSDKPYLCKMCDKSYTHPSSLRKHMKKVHESTNPGPQPSPAASSGYESSTPPTIVSPSTENQSSSSISPAASAVHHTTSHSTLSSNFNEWYV; encoded by the exons ATGCTCTTGGACGCAGGACCGCAGTATCCCACCATAGGAGTCACTACTTTCGGCTCCTCACGGCATCACTCAACAGGCGAAGTCACAGAAAGAGAAGTGGCGCTGGGGATAAATCCGTTTGCGGACGGGATGGGCGCctttaaaataaaccacagcTCCCACGATATTGGCTCCGGACAGACGGCGTTTTCCTCTCAGGCGCCCGGCTACGCAGCAGCCGCCTTGGGACACCATCACCACCCAACCCACGTTGGTTCATACTCCACGGCAGCTTTCAACTCCACCAGGGACTTTCTCTTCAGAAATCGGGGTTTCGGGGATGCCGCCGGTGCACAGCACAGTCTGTTCGCCTCCGGAAGTTTCGCAGGGCCACATGGACACTCAGATGCAGCGGGGCACCTGCTCTTCCCAGGGCTCCACGAGCAGGCAGCGAGCCACGCGTCTTCCAACGTGGTCAACAGCCAGATGCGGCTGGGTTTCTCGGGGGACATGTACGGCCGGGCCGATCAGTACGGCCACGTTACGAGCCCCAGATCCGACCACTATGCCTCGACTCAGCTGCACGGCTACGGCCCCATGAACATGAATATGGCCGCACATCACGGAGCAGGGGCCTTCTTCCGATACATGAGGCAGCCGATCAAGCAAGAGCTCATCTGCAAGTGGATCGAGCCGGAGCAGCTGTCAAATCCCAAAAAGTCGTGCAACAAAACTTTTAGCACGATGCACGAGCTTGTGACCCATCTGACGGTGGAGCATGTGGGGGGACCAGAGCAGACCAACCACATTTGCTTCTGGGAGGAATGCTCAAGAGAAGGGAAGCCATTCAAAGCCAAATACAAACTTGTAAATCATATCAGGGTACACACCGGAGAAAAACCCTTTCCATGTCCGTTTCCTGGCTGTGGCAAAGTATTTGCTCGATCGGAAAATCTAAAAATTCACAAAAGGACTCACACCG GTGAGAAGCCTTTTAAgtgtgagtttgatggttgcGACAGACGATTTGCAAACAGCAGTGACCGCAAGAAACACATGCACGTCCACACGTCGGACAAGCCCTATCTCTGCAAAATGTGCGACAAGTCATACACACATCCCAGCTCCCTCCGAAAACACATGAAG AAGGTTCACGAATCCACCAATCCGGGACCGCAACCTTCTCCAGCGGCCAGTTCAGGGTACGAGTCCTCCACACCTCCCACCATAGTATCACCGTCCACAGAGAACCAGAGCAGCAGCTCCATATCACCAGCAGCCTCAGCAGTACACCACACAACCAGCCACAGCACGCTGTCGTCAAATTTCAATGAATGGTAcgtgtaa
- the zic1 gene encoding zinc finger protein ZIC 1 isoform X2, with the protein MLLDAGPQYPTIGVTTFGSSRHHSTGEVTEREVALGINPFADGMGAFKINHSSHDIGSGQTAFSSQAPGYAAAALGHHHHPTHVGSYSTAAFNSTRDFLFRNRGFGDAAGAQHSLFASGSFAGPHGHSDAAGHLLFPGLHEQAASHASSNVVNSQMRLGFSGDMYGRADQYGHVTSPRSDHYASTQLHGYGPMNMNMAAHHGAGAFFRYMRQPIKQELICKWIEPEQLSNPKKSCNKTFSTMHELVTHLTVEHVGGPEQTNHICFWEECSREGKPFKAKYKLVNHIRVHTGEKPFPCPFPGCGKVFARSENLKIHKRTHTGEKPFKCEFDGCDRRFANSSDRKKHMHVHTSDKPYLCKMCDKSYTHPSSLRKHMKVHESTNPGPQPSPAASSGYESSTPPTIVSPSTENQSSSSISPAASAVHHTTSHSTLSSNFNEWYV; encoded by the exons ATGCTCTTGGACGCAGGACCGCAGTATCCCACCATAGGAGTCACTACTTTCGGCTCCTCACGGCATCACTCAACAGGCGAAGTCACAGAAAGAGAAGTGGCGCTGGGGATAAATCCGTTTGCGGACGGGATGGGCGCctttaaaataaaccacagcTCCCACGATATTGGCTCCGGACAGACGGCGTTTTCCTCTCAGGCGCCCGGCTACGCAGCAGCCGCCTTGGGACACCATCACCACCCAACCCACGTTGGTTCATACTCCACGGCAGCTTTCAACTCCACCAGGGACTTTCTCTTCAGAAATCGGGGTTTCGGGGATGCCGCCGGTGCACAGCACAGTCTGTTCGCCTCCGGAAGTTTCGCAGGGCCACATGGACACTCAGATGCAGCGGGGCACCTGCTCTTCCCAGGGCTCCACGAGCAGGCAGCGAGCCACGCGTCTTCCAACGTGGTCAACAGCCAGATGCGGCTGGGTTTCTCGGGGGACATGTACGGCCGGGCCGATCAGTACGGCCACGTTACGAGCCCCAGATCCGACCACTATGCCTCGACTCAGCTGCACGGCTACGGCCCCATGAACATGAATATGGCCGCACATCACGGAGCAGGGGCCTTCTTCCGATACATGAGGCAGCCGATCAAGCAAGAGCTCATCTGCAAGTGGATCGAGCCGGAGCAGCTGTCAAATCCCAAAAAGTCGTGCAACAAAACTTTTAGCACGATGCACGAGCTTGTGACCCATCTGACGGTGGAGCATGTGGGGGGACCAGAGCAGACCAACCACATTTGCTTCTGGGAGGAATGCTCAAGAGAAGGGAAGCCATTCAAAGCCAAATACAAACTTGTAAATCATATCAGGGTACACACCGGAGAAAAACCCTTTCCATGTCCGTTTCCTGGCTGTGGCAAAGTATTTGCTCGATCGGAAAATCTAAAAATTCACAAAAGGACTCACACCG GTGAGAAGCCTTTTAAgtgtgagtttgatggttgcGACAGACGATTTGCAAACAGCAGTGACCGCAAGAAACACATGCACGTCCACACGTCGGACAAGCCCTATCTCTGCAAAATGTGCGACAAGTCATACACACATCCCAGCTCCCTCCGAAAACACATGAAG GTTCACGAATCCACCAATCCGGGACCGCAACCTTCTCCAGCGGCCAGTTCAGGGTACGAGTCCTCCACACCTCCCACCATAGTATCACCGTCCACAGAGAACCAGAGCAGCAGCTCCATATCACCAGCAGCCTCAGCAGTACACCACACAACCAGCCACAGCACGCTGTCGTCAAATTTCAATGAATGGTAcgtgtaa